In Plodia interpunctella isolate USDA-ARS_2022_Savannah chromosome 1, ilPloInte3.2, whole genome shotgun sequence, one DNA window encodes the following:
- the LOC128673398 gene encoding DNA excision repair protein ERCC-5 homolog isoform X3 yields the protein MVKGYQDAKGAPLANAHLMGLFQRLCKLLYFRVKPVFVFDGGFPDLKRETINKRQDHKTKYNSESERIKRELALILSKKMAISSLLGKQLSPKKNAAGTSKPSADDDLFKLPTLPARDESESESEDEDSSSSSIIDLHSIDVESENFKQLPVKEKYNLLLDLKETRKMNSWGKLHELPKQSDNFSDFQMQRLLKRRKVQECLEETEKEMGDGGMSLNELESLLNEEGIDTKIEALPTRRIASNNTTRFLLINNVKQAIEDAKKKKLEGNKISVETVANKTEKYETNIEKIDELEDDLQKAIKMSLQCVDDGNAYASTSNDLDSSTYTSKTDDSWTSYLSGSENSHCDSDEDDGFEQPDMTSAKSYIMQYSDFTHNAIDQIVSVRNKNNQNKRKGQKIDKIIEELHKEKSIIAEKLELSSGDEGEVKNNNSPNVNLKIEPDSCDEDILESEINEGTQSSLMIIENPTQEIVCLDTSAEDNIEERLTYTVTKSSDSSDNDDEFEEVPEVNNAVSKTVVELTLNVVDKLEDDIFADVFTSHKDSNFKINESKSGKPQPDINVSNQIMNNVLHENIATNTKIDGHNSSDDFKQNHNKSAEIDTVKNPTISKSIHISNIQHELHNVKDFDAPVHTKISANATVKNSSQDLSKLIGVHVKDNIGNEIAVHKNIQPKEVSPALSKEQLHSMVNEIENVEQDLIQEKGRLDRVGRNITEQMTKEAQELLQIFGIPYIIAPMEAEAQCAFLEAINLTDGTITDDSDIWLFGGKTVYKNFFNQKKHVLQFLSERIEKSFNLTREHLVLLALLVGSDYTTGLNGVGPVTALEILASFPFNKKKFLNESTQQGRYQEVITGLQDFKKWVRTGKRTDNTTLKKKLKNVEVSEDFPSIRVVQAYLDPKIEKSEESFTWGEMDITVLRDYTRAKFGWSQNKLDEIIKPVMKRLEERKSQKNIQDYFKKKVDFRSLDEHLSKRVKDAVHKMGPDGTLHTESTDVTINKKTAKKRKTKGDKNSQGTSADCAIPGPSKSKQRKSNETTVLDDLGVKVVSKVREGKSTIEITIPKTDRVQEIIPQREKDKQSLLQNKMKAIEIFRKSNIDQKKKNTKRRVVLPKEKADLSESDSD from the exons ATGGTGAAAGGATACCAAGATGCAAAAGGTGCCCCATTGGCAAATGCTCACTTAATGGGACTGTTTCAGCGTCTCTGCAAGTTATTGTACTTCCGAGTCAAGCctgtatttgtttttgatgGTGGATTTCCTGATCTAAAAAGGGAGACTATA AATAAGAGACAAGATCACAAAACCAAATACAACTCGGAATCAGAAAGGATCAAACGAGAGCTGGCACTCATACTTAGCAAGAAAATGGCTATAAGTAGTTTACTTGGCAAACAATTATCTCCAAAGAAAAACGCAGCAGGCACTAGTAAGCCGTCAGCTGATGAtgacttatttaaattaccaaCATTGCCAGCAAGAGATGAAAGTGAATcaga gtcTGAAGATGAAGACAGTTCTAGTAGTTCCATTATAGATTTACATTCAATTGATGTTGAATCAGAGAATTTCAAACAATTACCagtcaaagaaaaatataacttactaCTAGATTTGAAAGAAACAAGGAAAATGAATTCATGGGGAAAACTTCATGAATTACCTAAACAAAGTGATAACTTTTCAGACTTTCAA ATGCAGAGATTATTAAAGCGTCGGAAAGTTCAAGAATGCCTGGAAGAGACAGAAAAAGAGATGGGTGATGGTGGGATGTCTTTGAATGAGCTAGAATCCCTACTAAATGAAGAAGGTATAGACACCAAAATTGAAGCCCTTCCAACCAGGAGAATTGCCTCTAATAATACAACACGTTTTCttcttattaataatgttaaacaGGCTATAGAAGAtgcgaaaaagaaaaaacttgaAGGTAACAAAATTTCCGTTGAAACAGTtgcaaataaaacagaaaaatacgAAACTAACATTGAGAAGATTGATGAATTAGAAGATGATTtacaaaaagcaataaaaatgtctttgCAATGTGTTGATGATGGTAATGCATATGCATCCACATCTAATGATCTAGACTCAAGTACTTATACTTCTAAAACTGATGATTCCTGGACATCTTACTTAAGTGGCTCTGAAAATTCTCACTGTGATTCAGATGAAGATGATGGTTTTGAGCAACCCGATATGACTTCAGCTAAATCTTACATCATGCAGTATAGTGACTTCACACATAATGCAATTGATCAAATTGTTAGCGTTAGGAATaagaataatcaaaataaacgaaagggtcagaaaattgataaaatcatTGAAGAACTCCATAAAGAAAAGTCTATTATTGCCGAGAAATTAGAACTTTCTTCGGGCGACGAAGgagaagtaaaaaataacaatagtcCTAatgtaaatctaaaaatagaGCCAGATTCGTGTGATGAGGATATACTGGAATCTGAAATTAATGAAGGTACTCAATCATCACTTATGATTATTGAGAACCCAACACAAGAAATTGTGTGTCTCGATACGAGTGCTGAAGATAATATCGAAGAAAGGTTAACTTACACTGTTACTAAAAGTTCTGATTCCagtgataatgatgatgagtTTGAGGAAGTACCTGAAGTAAATAATGCAGTAAGCAAAACTGTTGTGGAACTTACATTAAATGTAGTTGACAAGCTTGAGGATGACATATTTGCAGATGTTTTTACAAGTCATAAagatagtaattttaaaataaatgaaagtaaAAGTGGTAAACCTCAACCTGATATTAATGTATCAAACCAAATCATGAATAATgtcttacatgaaaatatagcTACAAATACGAAAATAGATGGTCATAATAGTAGTGAtgatttcaaacaaaatcataataaaagcGCCGAAATAGACACAGTCAAGAATCCGACGATATCAAAATCCATACACATTTCCAATATTCAACATGAATTGCATAATGTAAAAGATTTCGATGCTCCAGTACATACGAAAATCAGCGCAAACGCTACAGTGAAAAATAGCAGTCAAGACTTATCAAAACTCATAGGTGTTCATGTTAAAGATAACATTGGCAATGAAATTGCTgtacataaaaacatacaacCTAAAGAAGTTTCTCCAGCTTTGAGTAAAGAACAGTTACATTCCATGGttaatgaaatagaaaatgtgGAGCAAGATTTGATACAAGAAAAAGGCAGATTAGATAGAGTTGGCAGGAATATAACAGAGCAAATGACCAAAGAAGCGCAAGAATTATTACAGATATTTGGCATACCTTACATAATAGCACCAATGGAAGCAGAAGCCCAATGTGCTTTCCTCGAAGCTATTAATTTAACTGATGGCACTATTACAGATGACAGTGATATCTGGCTCTTTGGTGGGAAAActgtttataaaaacttttttaaccagaaaaaacatgttttacaatttttatctgAAAGAATTGAAAAGTCTttta ATCTCACTAGGGAGCACTTGGTGTTACTGGCTCTCTTAGTGGGTAGTGATTACACCACCGGCCTAAATGGAGTTGGTCCAGTTACTGCTTTGGAAATTTTAGCGTCATTCCCTTTCAATAAAAAGAAGTTCCTCAACGAATCGACTCAACAGGGCCGTTACCAAGAAGTCATAACTGGATTACAGGATTTTAAGAAATGGGTCAGAACTGGGAAGAGAACCGATAATACCACATTGaagaaaaagttgaaaaatgtCGAAGTTTCTGAGGATTTTCCAAGTATAAGA GTGGTTCAAGCTTATTTGGAccctaaaatagaaaaaagtgAAGAAAGTTTCACTTGGGGTGAAATGGACATCACCGTTTTAAGAGATTACACCAGGGCCAAGTTTGGCTGGTCACAGAACAAACTAGATGAGATTATCAAACCAGTGATGAAAAGGCTAGAAGAACGTAAAAGTCAAAAGAATATACAAGactattttaagaaaaaagtgGATTTCCGATCACTTGATGAACATTTGAGTAAACGTGTTAAAGATGCTGTACATAAAATGGGTCCAGATGGTACTTTGCATACAGAGAGCACAGACGTAACGATTAATAAAAAGACAGCTAAGAAACGAAAAACAAAAGGTGATAAAAATAGTCAAGGTACCTCGGCAGATTGTGCTATACCAGGACCCTCGAAATCAAAGCAGAGGAAATCTAACGAGACCACAGTCCTTGATGATCTTGGCGTTAAAGTTGTCTCCAAAGTACGCGAAGGAAAGTCTACAATAGAAATAACGATTCCAAAAACAGATAGGGTTCAAGAAATAATACCACAGCGGGAAAAGGACAAACAAAGCCTATTACAGAATAAGATGAAAgcaatagaaatatttaggAAATCGAATATAgatcagaaaaagaaaaatacaaaaagaagaGTTGTTTTACCTAAAGAAAAGGCTGACCTGTCAGAAAGTGACAGTGATTag
- the LOC128673398 gene encoding DNA excision repair protein ERCC-5 homolog isoform X2, giving the protein MGVTGLWRLIEPAGKPVPVETLENKVLARLCKLLYFRVKPVFVFDGGFPDLKRETINKRQDHKTKYNSESERIKRELALILSKKMAISSLLGKQLSPKKNAAGTSKPSADDDLFKLPTLPARDESESESEDEDSSSSSIIDLHSIDVESENFKQLPVKEKYNLLLDLKETRKMNSWGKLHELPKQSDNFSDFQMQRLLKRRKVQECLEETEKEMGDGGMSLNELESLLNEEGIDTKIEALPTRRIASNNTTRFLLINNVKQAIEDAKKKKLEGNKISVETVANKTEKYETNIEKIDELEDDLQKAIKMSLQCVDDGNAYASTSNDLDSSTYTSKTDDSWTSYLSGSENSHCDSDEDDGFEQPDMTSAKSYIMQYSDFTHNAIDQIVSVRNKNNQNKRKGQKIDKIIEELHKEKSIIAEKLELSSGDEGEVKNNNSPNVNLKIEPDSCDEDILESEINEGTQSSLMIIENPTQEIVCLDTSAEDNIEERLTYTVTKSSDSSDNDDEFEEVPEVNNAVSKTVVELTLNVVDKLEDDIFADVFTSHKDSNFKINESKSGKPQPDINVSNQIMNNVLHENIATNTKIDGHNSSDDFKQNHNKSAEIDTVKNPTISKSIHISNIQHELHNVKDFDAPVHTKISANATVKNSSQDLSKLIGVHVKDNIGNEIAVHKNIQPKEVSPALSKEQLHSMVNEIENVEQDLIQEKGRLDRVGRNITEQMTKEAQELLQIFGIPYIIAPMEAEAQCAFLEAINLTDGTITDDSDIWLFGGKTVYKNFFNQKKHVLQFLSERIEKSFNLTREHLVLLALLVGSDYTTGLNGVGPVTALEILASFPFNKKKFLNESTQQGRYQEVITGLQDFKKWVRTGKRTDNTTLKKKLKNVEVSEDFPSIRVVQAYLDPKIEKSEESFTWGEMDITVLRDYTRAKFGWSQNKLDEIIKPVMKRLEERKSQKNIQDYFKKKVDFRSLDEHLSKRVKDAVHKMGPDGTLHTESTDVTINKKTAKKRKTKGDKNSQGTSADCAIPGPSKSKQRKSNETTVLDDLGVKVVSKVREGKSTIEITIPKTDRVQEIIPQREKDKQSLLQNKMKAIEIFRKSNIDQKKKNTKRRVVLPKEKADLSESDSD; this is encoded by the exons ATGGGAGTTACTGGACTGTGGAGACTGATCGAGCCCGCAGGCAAACCTGTACCAGTGGAGACTTTAGAAAACAAAGTCTTAGCT CGTCTCTGCAAGTTATTGTACTTCCGAGTCAAGCctgtatttgtttttgatgGTGGATTTCCTGATCTAAAAAGGGAGACTATA AATAAGAGACAAGATCACAAAACCAAATACAACTCGGAATCAGAAAGGATCAAACGAGAGCTGGCACTCATACTTAGCAAGAAAATGGCTATAAGTAGTTTACTTGGCAAACAATTATCTCCAAAGAAAAACGCAGCAGGCACTAGTAAGCCGTCAGCTGATGAtgacttatttaaattaccaaCATTGCCAGCAAGAGATGAAAGTGAATcaga gtcTGAAGATGAAGACAGTTCTAGTAGTTCCATTATAGATTTACATTCAATTGATGTTGAATCAGAGAATTTCAAACAATTACCagtcaaagaaaaatataacttactaCTAGATTTGAAAGAAACAAGGAAAATGAATTCATGGGGAAAACTTCATGAATTACCTAAACAAAGTGATAACTTTTCAGACTTTCAA ATGCAGAGATTATTAAAGCGTCGGAAAGTTCAAGAATGCCTGGAAGAGACAGAAAAAGAGATGGGTGATGGTGGGATGTCTTTGAATGAGCTAGAATCCCTACTAAATGAAGAAGGTATAGACACCAAAATTGAAGCCCTTCCAACCAGGAGAATTGCCTCTAATAATACAACACGTTTTCttcttattaataatgttaaacaGGCTATAGAAGAtgcgaaaaagaaaaaacttgaAGGTAACAAAATTTCCGTTGAAACAGTtgcaaataaaacagaaaaatacgAAACTAACATTGAGAAGATTGATGAATTAGAAGATGATTtacaaaaagcaataaaaatgtctttgCAATGTGTTGATGATGGTAATGCATATGCATCCACATCTAATGATCTAGACTCAAGTACTTATACTTCTAAAACTGATGATTCCTGGACATCTTACTTAAGTGGCTCTGAAAATTCTCACTGTGATTCAGATGAAGATGATGGTTTTGAGCAACCCGATATGACTTCAGCTAAATCTTACATCATGCAGTATAGTGACTTCACACATAATGCAATTGATCAAATTGTTAGCGTTAGGAATaagaataatcaaaataaacgaaagggtcagaaaattgataaaatcatTGAAGAACTCCATAAAGAAAAGTCTATTATTGCCGAGAAATTAGAACTTTCTTCGGGCGACGAAGgagaagtaaaaaataacaatagtcCTAatgtaaatctaaaaatagaGCCAGATTCGTGTGATGAGGATATACTGGAATCTGAAATTAATGAAGGTACTCAATCATCACTTATGATTATTGAGAACCCAACACAAGAAATTGTGTGTCTCGATACGAGTGCTGAAGATAATATCGAAGAAAGGTTAACTTACACTGTTACTAAAAGTTCTGATTCCagtgataatgatgatgagtTTGAGGAAGTACCTGAAGTAAATAATGCAGTAAGCAAAACTGTTGTGGAACTTACATTAAATGTAGTTGACAAGCTTGAGGATGACATATTTGCAGATGTTTTTACAAGTCATAAagatagtaattttaaaataaatgaaagtaaAAGTGGTAAACCTCAACCTGATATTAATGTATCAAACCAAATCATGAATAATgtcttacatgaaaatatagcTACAAATACGAAAATAGATGGTCATAATAGTAGTGAtgatttcaaacaaaatcataataaaagcGCCGAAATAGACACAGTCAAGAATCCGACGATATCAAAATCCATACACATTTCCAATATTCAACATGAATTGCATAATGTAAAAGATTTCGATGCTCCAGTACATACGAAAATCAGCGCAAACGCTACAGTGAAAAATAGCAGTCAAGACTTATCAAAACTCATAGGTGTTCATGTTAAAGATAACATTGGCAATGAAATTGCTgtacataaaaacatacaacCTAAAGAAGTTTCTCCAGCTTTGAGTAAAGAACAGTTACATTCCATGGttaatgaaatagaaaatgtgGAGCAAGATTTGATACAAGAAAAAGGCAGATTAGATAGAGTTGGCAGGAATATAACAGAGCAAATGACCAAAGAAGCGCAAGAATTATTACAGATATTTGGCATACCTTACATAATAGCACCAATGGAAGCAGAAGCCCAATGTGCTTTCCTCGAAGCTATTAATTTAACTGATGGCACTATTACAGATGACAGTGATATCTGGCTCTTTGGTGGGAAAActgtttataaaaacttttttaaccagaaaaaacatgttttacaatttttatctgAAAGAATTGAAAAGTCTttta ATCTCACTAGGGAGCACTTGGTGTTACTGGCTCTCTTAGTGGGTAGTGATTACACCACCGGCCTAAATGGAGTTGGTCCAGTTACTGCTTTGGAAATTTTAGCGTCATTCCCTTTCAATAAAAAGAAGTTCCTCAACGAATCGACTCAACAGGGCCGTTACCAAGAAGTCATAACTGGATTACAGGATTTTAAGAAATGGGTCAGAACTGGGAAGAGAACCGATAATACCACATTGaagaaaaagttgaaaaatgtCGAAGTTTCTGAGGATTTTCCAAGTATAAGA GTGGTTCAAGCTTATTTGGAccctaaaatagaaaaaagtgAAGAAAGTTTCACTTGGGGTGAAATGGACATCACCGTTTTAAGAGATTACACCAGGGCCAAGTTTGGCTGGTCACAGAACAAACTAGATGAGATTATCAAACCAGTGATGAAAAGGCTAGAAGAACGTAAAAGTCAAAAGAATATACAAGactattttaagaaaaaagtgGATTTCCGATCACTTGATGAACATTTGAGTAAACGTGTTAAAGATGCTGTACATAAAATGGGTCCAGATGGTACTTTGCATACAGAGAGCACAGACGTAACGATTAATAAAAAGACAGCTAAGAAACGAAAAACAAAAGGTGATAAAAATAGTCAAGGTACCTCGGCAGATTGTGCTATACCAGGACCCTCGAAATCAAAGCAGAGGAAATCTAACGAGACCACAGTCCTTGATGATCTTGGCGTTAAAGTTGTCTCCAAAGTACGCGAAGGAAAGTCTACAATAGAAATAACGATTCCAAAAACAGATAGGGTTCAAGAAATAATACCACAGCGGGAAAAGGACAAACAAAGCCTATTACAGAATAAGATGAAAgcaatagaaatatttaggAAATCGAATATAgatcagaaaaagaaaaatacaaaaagaagaGTTGTTTTACCTAAAGAAAAGGCTGACCTGTCAGAAAGTGACAGTGATTag
- the LOC128673398 gene encoding DNA excision repair protein ERCC-5 homolog isoform X1 — MGVTGLWRLIEPAGKPVPVETLENKVLAVDISIWLHQMVKGYQDAKGAPLANAHLMGLFQRLCKLLYFRVKPVFVFDGGFPDLKRETINKRQDHKTKYNSESERIKRELALILSKKMAISSLLGKQLSPKKNAAGTSKPSADDDLFKLPTLPARDESESESEDEDSSSSSIIDLHSIDVESENFKQLPVKEKYNLLLDLKETRKMNSWGKLHELPKQSDNFSDFQMQRLLKRRKVQECLEETEKEMGDGGMSLNELESLLNEEGIDTKIEALPTRRIASNNTTRFLLINNVKQAIEDAKKKKLEGNKISVETVANKTEKYETNIEKIDELEDDLQKAIKMSLQCVDDGNAYASTSNDLDSSTYTSKTDDSWTSYLSGSENSHCDSDEDDGFEQPDMTSAKSYIMQYSDFTHNAIDQIVSVRNKNNQNKRKGQKIDKIIEELHKEKSIIAEKLELSSGDEGEVKNNNSPNVNLKIEPDSCDEDILESEINEGTQSSLMIIENPTQEIVCLDTSAEDNIEERLTYTVTKSSDSSDNDDEFEEVPEVNNAVSKTVVELTLNVVDKLEDDIFADVFTSHKDSNFKINESKSGKPQPDINVSNQIMNNVLHENIATNTKIDGHNSSDDFKQNHNKSAEIDTVKNPTISKSIHISNIQHELHNVKDFDAPVHTKISANATVKNSSQDLSKLIGVHVKDNIGNEIAVHKNIQPKEVSPALSKEQLHSMVNEIENVEQDLIQEKGRLDRVGRNITEQMTKEAQELLQIFGIPYIIAPMEAEAQCAFLEAINLTDGTITDDSDIWLFGGKTVYKNFFNQKKHVLQFLSERIEKSFNLTREHLVLLALLVGSDYTTGLNGVGPVTALEILASFPFNKKKFLNESTQQGRYQEVITGLQDFKKWVRTGKRTDNTTLKKKLKNVEVSEDFPSIRVVQAYLDPKIEKSEESFTWGEMDITVLRDYTRAKFGWSQNKLDEIIKPVMKRLEERKSQKNIQDYFKKKVDFRSLDEHLSKRVKDAVHKMGPDGTLHTESTDVTINKKTAKKRKTKGDKNSQGTSADCAIPGPSKSKQRKSNETTVLDDLGVKVVSKVREGKSTIEITIPKTDRVQEIIPQREKDKQSLLQNKMKAIEIFRKSNIDQKKKNTKRRVVLPKEKADLSESDSD; from the exons ATGGGAGTTACTGGACTGTGGAGACTGATCGAGCCCGCAGGCAAACCTGTACCAGTGGAGACTTTAGAAAACAAAGTCTTAGCTGTGG ATATTTCAATATGGTTGCATCAGATGGTGAAAGGATACCAAGATGCAAAAGGTGCCCCATTGGCAAATGCTCACTTAATGGGACTGTTTCAGCGTCTCTGCAAGTTATTGTACTTCCGAGTCAAGCctgtatttgtttttgatgGTGGATTTCCTGATCTAAAAAGGGAGACTATA AATAAGAGACAAGATCACAAAACCAAATACAACTCGGAATCAGAAAGGATCAAACGAGAGCTGGCACTCATACTTAGCAAGAAAATGGCTATAAGTAGTTTACTTGGCAAACAATTATCTCCAAAGAAAAACGCAGCAGGCACTAGTAAGCCGTCAGCTGATGAtgacttatttaaattaccaaCATTGCCAGCAAGAGATGAAAGTGAATcaga gtcTGAAGATGAAGACAGTTCTAGTAGTTCCATTATAGATTTACATTCAATTGATGTTGAATCAGAGAATTTCAAACAATTACCagtcaaagaaaaatataacttactaCTAGATTTGAAAGAAACAAGGAAAATGAATTCATGGGGAAAACTTCATGAATTACCTAAACAAAGTGATAACTTTTCAGACTTTCAA ATGCAGAGATTATTAAAGCGTCGGAAAGTTCAAGAATGCCTGGAAGAGACAGAAAAAGAGATGGGTGATGGTGGGATGTCTTTGAATGAGCTAGAATCCCTACTAAATGAAGAAGGTATAGACACCAAAATTGAAGCCCTTCCAACCAGGAGAATTGCCTCTAATAATACAACACGTTTTCttcttattaataatgttaaacaGGCTATAGAAGAtgcgaaaaagaaaaaacttgaAGGTAACAAAATTTCCGTTGAAACAGTtgcaaataaaacagaaaaatacgAAACTAACATTGAGAAGATTGATGAATTAGAAGATGATTtacaaaaagcaataaaaatgtctttgCAATGTGTTGATGATGGTAATGCATATGCATCCACATCTAATGATCTAGACTCAAGTACTTATACTTCTAAAACTGATGATTCCTGGACATCTTACTTAAGTGGCTCTGAAAATTCTCACTGTGATTCAGATGAAGATGATGGTTTTGAGCAACCCGATATGACTTCAGCTAAATCTTACATCATGCAGTATAGTGACTTCACACATAATGCAATTGATCAAATTGTTAGCGTTAGGAATaagaataatcaaaataaacgaaagggtcagaaaattgataaaatcatTGAAGAACTCCATAAAGAAAAGTCTATTATTGCCGAGAAATTAGAACTTTCTTCGGGCGACGAAGgagaagtaaaaaataacaatagtcCTAatgtaaatctaaaaatagaGCCAGATTCGTGTGATGAGGATATACTGGAATCTGAAATTAATGAAGGTACTCAATCATCACTTATGATTATTGAGAACCCAACACAAGAAATTGTGTGTCTCGATACGAGTGCTGAAGATAATATCGAAGAAAGGTTAACTTACACTGTTACTAAAAGTTCTGATTCCagtgataatgatgatgagtTTGAGGAAGTACCTGAAGTAAATAATGCAGTAAGCAAAACTGTTGTGGAACTTACATTAAATGTAGTTGACAAGCTTGAGGATGACATATTTGCAGATGTTTTTACAAGTCATAAagatagtaattttaaaataaatgaaagtaaAAGTGGTAAACCTCAACCTGATATTAATGTATCAAACCAAATCATGAATAATgtcttacatgaaaatatagcTACAAATACGAAAATAGATGGTCATAATAGTAGTGAtgatttcaaacaaaatcataataaaagcGCCGAAATAGACACAGTCAAGAATCCGACGATATCAAAATCCATACACATTTCCAATATTCAACATGAATTGCATAATGTAAAAGATTTCGATGCTCCAGTACATACGAAAATCAGCGCAAACGCTACAGTGAAAAATAGCAGTCAAGACTTATCAAAACTCATAGGTGTTCATGTTAAAGATAACATTGGCAATGAAATTGCTgtacataaaaacatacaacCTAAAGAAGTTTCTCCAGCTTTGAGTAAAGAACAGTTACATTCCATGGttaatgaaatagaaaatgtgGAGCAAGATTTGATACAAGAAAAAGGCAGATTAGATAGAGTTGGCAGGAATATAACAGAGCAAATGACCAAAGAAGCGCAAGAATTATTACAGATATTTGGCATACCTTACATAATAGCACCAATGGAAGCAGAAGCCCAATGTGCTTTCCTCGAAGCTATTAATTTAACTGATGGCACTATTACAGATGACAGTGATATCTGGCTCTTTGGTGGGAAAActgtttataaaaacttttttaaccagaaaaaacatgttttacaatttttatctgAAAGAATTGAAAAGTCTttta ATCTCACTAGGGAGCACTTGGTGTTACTGGCTCTCTTAGTGGGTAGTGATTACACCACCGGCCTAAATGGAGTTGGTCCAGTTACTGCTTTGGAAATTTTAGCGTCATTCCCTTTCAATAAAAAGAAGTTCCTCAACGAATCGACTCAACAGGGCCGTTACCAAGAAGTCATAACTGGATTACAGGATTTTAAGAAATGGGTCAGAACTGGGAAGAGAACCGATAATACCACATTGaagaaaaagttgaaaaatgtCGAAGTTTCTGAGGATTTTCCAAGTATAAGA GTGGTTCAAGCTTATTTGGAccctaaaatagaaaaaagtgAAGAAAGTTTCACTTGGGGTGAAATGGACATCACCGTTTTAAGAGATTACACCAGGGCCAAGTTTGGCTGGTCACAGAACAAACTAGATGAGATTATCAAACCAGTGATGAAAAGGCTAGAAGAACGTAAAAGTCAAAAGAATATACAAGactattttaagaaaaaagtgGATTTCCGATCACTTGATGAACATTTGAGTAAACGTGTTAAAGATGCTGTACATAAAATGGGTCCAGATGGTACTTTGCATACAGAGAGCACAGACGTAACGATTAATAAAAAGACAGCTAAGAAACGAAAAACAAAAGGTGATAAAAATAGTCAAGGTACCTCGGCAGATTGTGCTATACCAGGACCCTCGAAATCAAAGCAGAGGAAATCTAACGAGACCACAGTCCTTGATGATCTTGGCGTTAAAGTTGTCTCCAAAGTACGCGAAGGAAAGTCTACAATAGAAATAACGATTCCAAAAACAGATAGGGTTCAAGAAATAATACCACAGCGGGAAAAGGACAAACAAAGCCTATTACAGAATAAGATGAAAgcaatagaaatatttaggAAATCGAATATAgatcagaaaaagaaaaatacaaaaagaagaGTTGTTTTACCTAAAGAAAAGGCTGACCTGTCAGAAAGTGACAGTGATTag